ACTTGATAAGAGCCGCCGAATGCAACTTTATAAGTGTTGCGCCAGTTAGGCGTGATGACAGTACGATCAGATTGGCCGTTGACAACTTTTTTGGTGTTTTCAAACACCAGCTCGGCTTTGTTGAAGCGGCTGTGGCGCGTCCAAGTCACATCGCCGAACAGGTTGGTTTTGTCGGTGGCGCGGTACATACCGTGAACAGACAAAGACTCAGGCGTTACGATTTTGACGCTGGCTTTTTCGTTCGGCACATAACCGCGTGCAGCCATTGCACCCAAATCCCAAGCGCGTTTTGCATATGCGCCGTCCGCTTCCCAATCGGCAGTGCCTTTCAGCGTATGCGATACTTTGGAACGATAGTTCACACCCACGCGTGCGCGCTCGTTGATGTCCCACATCCACGCCAATTGATAGCCAAAGCCCCAATCGTGGCCTTTTACATCGGCATGACCGTCAGCTTTGCCAGTCGCATCGACAGCAACGGGACGGCCTGCTTGACGGGAAGCCAAGCCGCTGGCCAACTGGCTGATGGCGCCGGAAGCGTCCCAGTCGGAGTATTTGCGCAATTCGGCTTTGGAATATTGGGCAATCAAACCAGCACCGACGGCGTGTTGCTCATTCAGTTTCCACGCGACTACCGGCTCGATGGCGATGGTGGTCAAACCCAGTTTGTTGATGTTGTGGCGCAAGACGGAATCTTTTTCGTATTCGGTTGCCGAACCGAAAGGAACGTACACGCCCAAACCCAAAGTTACATCGTCGCTGGCTTTGTACGCGCCATAGATGTGTGGAGCAACGGTGGTTTCGGTAATTTTGCCGCTGGTCGAGCCGCTGACATCGGCACCCGTGCGGAAGTGTTTTGCAGATTCTGCCTCATAATGAATGCTTGGGAAAACGATATTGGCGTTGACGGAAATTTGGCTGCTGTCGATTTTGCTCAAACCGGCCGGGTTGTAGAAAATAGTTGAGGCATCGGCGGCTTCGGCGGCGGCAGCGTTGGCCGTGCCTTGTGCGTTAACGGATTGTGTGCCGAAATGGTAGCCGGAGGCTTGGACGGCGGTAGATAACAGTGTTGCGCTTAAAATAAATGCTGTTTTTTTCAGATTGAAATGAATCATTTTGGTTTACCGTGAAAGTAGCGGACAAAGAAAAAGGCCGTCTGAAACGTCCTTTATTGATTTAGTATAGGCACTCAATTCTATACTACATCATTATTTTTGCCTAATCTTTTCTTTTTTTACACAAAAAAAGCAGGCTGAAACAGCCTGCTTTTCCAATCATTGGATCACTGCAATTATTTAACCTGCAACACTTCCAGCGTATTGGTCGAACCGGATTCGCGCATTTGCGAACCGCTGGTGATGATGTATTGGTCGCCGCTTTGGAGGATTTTGTGTTCTACCAGCATGGCTTCCACTTCGTTCAGCGCGGTATCGTGATCGGTACTGGTTGCCAAAATCAACGGACGTACACCGCGGTACATCGCCATGCGGCGTTGCGCTGAAACACTCGGCGTCAGGGCAAAAATCGGCAGGGTGATGTTGTGGCGGCTGACTTCGAAGGCGGTCGAACCGCTTTCAGTCAGGGCAACGATGGCTTTGGCGTGAACTGCTCGCGCCACGCTGACCGC
This DNA window, taken from Neisseria subflava, encodes the following:
- a CDS encoding OmpP1/FadL family transporter, which encodes MIHFNLKKTAFILSATLLSTAVQASGYHFGTQSVNAQGTANAAAAEAADASTIFYNPAGLSKIDSSQISVNANIVFPSIHYEAESAKHFRTGADVSGSTSGKITETTVAPHIYGAYKASDDVTLGLGVYVPFGSATEYEKDSVLRHNINKLGLTTIAIEPVVAWKLNEQHAVGAGLIAQYSKAELRKYSDWDASGAISQLASGLASRQAGRPVAVDATGKADGHADVKGHDWGFGYQLAWMWDINERARVGVNYRSKVSHTLKGTADWEADGAYAKRAWDLGAMAARGYVPNEKASVKIVTPESLSVHGMYRATDKTNLFGDVTWTRHSRFNKAELVFENTKKVVNGQSDRTVITPNWRNTYKVAFGGSYQVTEPLQLRAGIAFDKSPVKSAEDRMNSLPDGNRIWFSVGAKYQLGKNHVIDAAYSHIHINDTVYRTGKASGNDVDSRGASSARFKNKADILGLQYTYKFK